The Streptomyces sp. NBC_00483 genome contains the following window.
TCCTCCACATCCGTCGCGGCATGGGAGTTGTGTGACTGATGCGACGGCTCGTGCCGTCGACGGTCACGCTCGGGCTCCGGGTCGAGTTCGGGCTCGAAGTCGTCATCGGGGTCGAATCCCCGGCCGTCGTACCCATCGTCCTCCACGAGGCCGAGGTAGACCGCCATCTTGCGCATCGCGCCGGCCATTCTCTGAGTCCTCCGCTCTGTGGTGGATCGGCTGACGTCAACCAAAGTGCCCGCGATCCACGTGGCCTCCCCGCCCATCAGCGAGAATGACCATATTTTCTGCTGTGGTCCGACTTCTTCGCGACGTTACCCGAGCCGGGGTCGGACACCGAGGACCGCCGTACCGACGCGCACATGTGTCGCTCCGGCCGCCACAGCCTGCTCGAGGTCCGAACTCATCCCTGCCGAGACCATGTTCGCAGCCGGATGGGCCGCGCGCACGGCAGTCGACAAATCCATGAGCCGCTCGAACGCCGCCTGTTGCCGCCCCGCGTAGGCCCCGGTGAGCGGCGCGACGGTCATCAGTCCGTCGAGCCGCAACCCCGGAGCCTCGGCCACGCGCGCGGCCAACTCCTCCACTCCGCCGGGGCCGATGCCCCCGCGCTCCCCCCGGCCGTCCGCGCCGGCGTCGAGCGCGACCTGGATCAGACAACCCAGTTCACGCTCGGCCCGCACGGCCTCCTTGGAGAGCGCCGTGACGAGCTTGCCCCGGTCGACGGACTGCACCAGACCGGCGTAACTCGCCACGGAACGGACCTTGTTGGTCTGAAGCTGACCGACAAAGTGCCAAGTAAGCGGCAGATCCGAGCATTCCGCGGCCTTGGGCGCCGCGTCCTGGTCCCGGTTCTCCGCCACGTGCCGCACCCCGAGCCCGGACAGGATCCGTACATCGCTCGCGGGGTAGGTCTTGGTGACCACGATGAGGGTCACGTCGTCCCGCTTGCGCCCGGCCGCCGCACAGGCCGTGGTGATACGTTCCTCCACCGTGGCCAGGTTCGCGGCGAGCTCTGCCGTACGTTCCTGAAGGTTCGTCATGTCGTCTCAGTCCAGCCAGACATAGCCGGCGAGTCGGCCGGTGGCCTTGTCGCGGCGGTACGAGAAGTGATCGTGCGACTCAAGTGTGCACACCGGCGACCGCTCCCGGTCACGCACCCCGAGCCGCTCCAGCTGGGCATGCACACCCGCGGTCACATCGACGGCCGGGGTGCCCCAGCTGGTCTCGGCGTACGCCGCCGGTTCCACCGCCGCGACCTCGGCCCGCATCTCGGCCGGCACCTCGTAACAGCGCCCGCAGACCGCGGGTCCCGTACGGGCGATGATCCGGGCCGGCTCGGCGCCCCGCTCCACCATCGCCCGGACCGCAGCCGGCACCACCCCGGCGACCATGCCGGGGCGTCCCGCGTGCGCGGCGGCTACGACCCCGGCGACCGGGTCGGCGAGAAGAACGGGGGTGCAGTCCGCCGTCAGCACGGCGAGCGCGAGTCCGCGCCGCGTGGTGACGAGGGCGTCGACGCACGGAATGTCGGCTTCGGTGGGCCAGGGCCCGTCTACCACCGTCACGTCGGGGCCGTGCACCTGGTTCATCCACACGACACGGGAGGCCTCGAGACCGAGGGCCTCCGCGGCCAGCTCCCGGTTGCGCAGCACGGCTTCGGAGTCGTCGCCGACCGCGCCGCCGAGATTGAGCTCCTCGTACGGAGCGGCGCTCACCCCGCCCCACCGGTCGGTGAAGGCGAAGTGCGCGCCACTCTCGGAAGACACTGTGTGATGTTGTCCTGTCACTGCGGTGATCCGACCTGCTCCACGATCACGTTCAGAAACACGTGATCACTTGAGGAAGTCCGGCACGTCGAGCTCCTCGGCCTGGCTGTCCGGGTAGGACGGCCGCGGAACCTGCGGGGCGGTGGCCGGGGCCGCCGGGGCCTCGTTCACCGGGGCGGGCGCCTCGGCCGGCGGGGTCGGCGGCTGCGGCTGGGACTCCTCGCGCTGGGTGACGCTGCCGAGGTTGCCGAAGGCCGGACGCGCGGGCTCGGGGGCCGGCGTCGAAGGCCGCGGCGGCGCCGCCGACTCCTCACGCTTCGCGGTCGACGAACCGACCACATTGTCCCGCTTGTTCGGCGGCTGTCCGCCGTCGAAGCCGGCGGCGATGACGGTGACCCGCACCTCGTCGCCGAGCGCGTCGTCGATGACGGCGCCGAAGATGATGTTCGCCTCGGGGTGGGCCGCCTCGCTGACCAGCTGCGCGGCCTCGTTGATCTCGAAGAGACCGAGGTCCGAGCCGCCGGAGATGGAGAGCAGTACGCCGCGGGCGCCGTCGATGGACGCCTCGAGGAGTGGCGAGGAGATCGCCATCTCGGCCGCCGCCACCGCGCGATCGTCGCCGCGGGCGGAGCCGATGCCCATCAGGGCCGAACCCGCCTCGGACATCACGGACTTCACGTCCGCGAAGTCGAGGTTGATGAGCCCCGGGGTGGTGATGAGGTCGGTGATGCCCTGGACACCGGAGAGCAGGACCTGGTCCGCCGACTTGAAGGCGTCGAGGACGGAGACCTGCCGGTCCGAGATGGACAGGAGCCGGTCGTTCGGAATGACGATGAGGGTGTCGACCTCTTCGCGGAGCTCGGCGATGCCGTCCTCCGCCTGGTTCGCCCGGCGCCGACCCTCGAAGGTGAACGGCCGTGTGACCACACCGATCGTGAGGGCGCCCAGCGAGCGCGCGATGTTGGCCACGACGGGTGCGCCGCCGGTGCCGGTGCCGCCACCTTCACCGGCGGTGACGAAGACCATGTCGGCCCCCTTGAGGACCTCCTCGATCTCCTCGCGGTGGTCCTCGGCCGCCTTGCGTCCGACGCCCGGATTGGCTCCGGCGCCGAGTCCGCGGGTGAGTTCACGGCCGACGTCGAGCTTGACGTCCGCGTCGCTCATCAACAGGGCTTGCGCATCGGTGTTGATGGCGATGAACTCGACGCCCTTGAGACCGACCTCGATCATCCGGTTGATGGCATTGACACCACCGCCGCCGACACCGATGACTTTGATGACTGCGAGGTAGTTCTGCGGTGCTGCCACGTCGAAGGCCTCTCGCCTCGAGTTACGTGTCGCCGCCTCGCGTTCTACGGTGCGACGACTGATGCCGAATTGGGGCGGTCCGGACTACTAGTTGACTACTAGTCGACTGCCGACCCGAACCCTAACGCTGAAGTTTAGGGTTACCAGTGTGTCTGTTTCCTGGACTCTTCCGAACCTGACACTAAGTCGACAAGTGGCGCCCGTTCAACGAACACGCCGAACCTCCCGTTTTTCTTTTCACCCTATGTGATCAGCCATGTCGATGCCCAACCAGGGTGCTGGCCTGCATCAATGTGCGTCAACTCCCGGACGCGGCAGGGGCCGTGGGAACACTCACGTCCAAGTGCCTGCCCTTCGGCTCGGCTTTCATGAGTGCGGTGAGAGTGCGTGCCTTCGTGTCACCCTGCTCGGCACTCCCCCAGTCGACGGTCCGCTCTCCGGTCAGCTCCAGCGAGATGGCGTCGTACGAACGGACCTTGACGGTCCGCGTGTCACGCGCGACCGACTTCGGAAGCTGCCCTGCGACCCGCACCGCTTCCCGTACCAGCCGGTTGGGGCCGAAGCGCCGCAGACTCGCTTCGGCGCGCCCCTGATCCGGCGTCAATTCCAGGCGGGGAACGTGCTTCAGGGGCTTGTCGACCGTCGCGAACCGAACGCCTTCACGGTCCACTTCGACGAACTTGTCTGAATTTCTGCCGTCTTCGACAATCAGGACCGGCTTGCGCTCCGTCACTTTCAACCCGATTCCGTGCGGCCATAAACGGACCACATCAACCGAGTCAATTCGGGGCAATTTCCGGCGCAGCCGGTCCTCAATGGCGTCCGTGTCGACGGAGACCAGCGGGGCGCCGACCGGTACGGCGGCCGCGTCCCGGACCTGAGACGGCGTCAGGACCCGGGTGCCGGAGGGCTTGACGCGCTCCACGCGCAGCCACGGCGAGCCGTACAGCAGCCAGGTGCCGCCCGCGCCGAGCAGCACGAGCAGTACTCCGGCCACGACAAGGGTGCGCACGCTCGGCATGCGCACCCATC
Protein-coding sequences here:
- a CDS encoding cell division protein FtsQ/DivIB; this translates as MAGPITTDRERESSEASEPPPAAGWVRMPSVRTLVVAGVLLVLLGAGGTWLLYGSPWLRVERVKPSGTRVLTPSQVRDAAAVPVGAPLVSVDTDAIEDRLRRKLPRIDSVDVVRLWPHGIGLKVTERKPVLIVEDGRNSDKFVEVDREGVRFATVDKPLKHVPRLELTPDQGRAEASLRRFGPNRLVREAVRVAGQLPKSVARDTRTVKVRSYDAISLELTGERTVDWGSAEQGDTKARTLTALMKAEPKGRHLDVSVPTAPAASGS
- a CDS encoding YggS family pyridoxal phosphate-dependent enzyme; translation: MTNLQERTAELAANLATVEERITTACAAAGRKRDDVTLIVVTKTYPASDVRILSGLGVRHVAENRDQDAAPKAAECSDLPLTWHFVGQLQTNKVRSVASYAGLVQSVDRGKLVTALSKEAVRAERELGCLIQVALDAGADGRGERGGIGPGGVEELAARVAEAPGLRLDGLMTVAPLTGAYAGRQQAAFERLMDLSTAVRAAHPAANMVSAGMSSDLEQAVAAGATHVRVGTAVLGVRPRLG
- the ftsZ gene encoding cell division protein FtsZ yields the protein MAAPQNYLAVIKVIGVGGGGVNAINRMIEVGLKGVEFIAINTDAQALLMSDADVKLDVGRELTRGLGAGANPGVGRKAAEDHREEIEEVLKGADMVFVTAGEGGGTGTGGAPVVANIARSLGALTIGVVTRPFTFEGRRRANQAEDGIAELREEVDTLIVIPNDRLLSISDRQVSVLDAFKSADQVLLSGVQGITDLITTPGLINLDFADVKSVMSEAGSALMGIGSARGDDRAVAAAEMAISSPLLEASIDGARGVLLSISGGSDLGLFEINEAAQLVSEAAHPEANIIFGAVIDDALGDEVRVTVIAAGFDGGQPPNKRDNVVGSSTAKREESAAPPRPSTPAPEPARPAFGNLGSVTQREESQPQPPTPPAEAPAPVNEAPAAPATAPQVPRPSYPDSQAEELDVPDFLK
- the pgeF gene encoding peptidoglycan editing factor PgeF encodes the protein MTGQHHTVSSESGAHFAFTDRWGGVSAAPYEELNLGGAVGDDSEAVLRNRELAAEALGLEASRVVWMNQVHGPDVTVVDGPWPTEADIPCVDALVTTRRGLALAVLTADCTPVLLADPVAGVVAAAHAGRPGMVAGVVPAAVRAMVERGAEPARIIARTGPAVCGRCYEVPAEMRAEVAAVEPAAYAETSWGTPAVDVTAGVHAQLERLGVRDRERSPVCTLESHDHFSYRRDKATGRLAGYVWLD